One genomic region from Spirulina subsalsa PCC 9445 encodes:
- the glpK gene encoding glycerol kinase GlpK: MTSNAKYILALDVGTTGTRAILFDRQGAMVGQAYKELTQYYPQPGWLEHDPSAIWRDTREMMGDVLVNTDTLASEIAAIGLTVQRETCLLWDKTTGQPLHKAIVWQDRRTTARCNQLRDEGKAAEIQERTGLVLDAYFSATKLAWLLDWVKENQPEVNLENVMAGTVDSWVLWQLTGRKVHATDHSNASRTMLMNLATGNWDEALLSLFGIPRQIMPEIKPSLGCFGTTNPELFGVEIPIMAIFGDQQAALFAHGCDRPGLLKCTYGTGCFLVAQTGESLTRSHNQLLSTVAWTQEQQTNYALEGAMFTSGACIQWLRDGLGLIHSAAETQALCESVPDNNGVYFVPALSGLGAPHWDMKARGSFQGITGGVKREHLVRAVLESIAYQVKEVVDAMNKDADQPIGLLKVDGGASRNDFLMQFQADVLGIPVERPEILDATAQGAAFGAGLAAGFWPRYEDLIAQRRVDRTFTPGEGQEQAQAHFQVWLRAVERAKDWMIH; the protein is encoded by the coding sequence ATGACAAGTAACGCTAAATACATCCTTGCCCTTGATGTCGGAACCACCGGAACTCGTGCAATTTTGTTTGATCGACAAGGGGCAATGGTGGGTCAAGCTTATAAGGAACTGACCCAATACTATCCCCAACCCGGTTGGCTGGAACATGATCCCTCGGCGATTTGGCGGGATACCAGGGAAATGATGGGGGATGTGTTGGTCAATACGGACACTTTGGCCTCGGAAATTGCGGCCATTGGTTTAACGGTGCAGCGCGAAACCTGTTTGTTGTGGGATAAAACCACTGGGCAACCCCTTCATAAGGCTATTGTCTGGCAAGATCGCCGTACAACAGCCCGGTGTAATCAATTGCGGGACGAGGGAAAGGCCGCAGAGATTCAAGAACGGACGGGATTAGTGTTAGATGCCTATTTTTCCGCGACTAAATTGGCTTGGTTGTTGGATTGGGTGAAAGAAAACCAGCCCGAGGTCAATTTAGAGAATGTAATGGCGGGAACGGTTGATAGTTGGGTGTTGTGGCAGTTGACGGGGCGCAAAGTCCACGCAACGGATCATAGTAATGCTAGCCGTACCATGTTGATGAATTTGGCGACGGGGAATTGGGATGAGGCGTTATTGAGTTTGTTTGGCATTCCGCGTCAGATCATGCCGGAAATTAAACCTAGTTTAGGCTGTTTCGGTACGACGAATCCGGAGTTATTTGGGGTGGAAATCCCGATTATGGCGATTTTTGGGGATCAACAGGCGGCTTTGTTTGCCCATGGATGCGATCGCCCGGGTTTATTAAAATGTACCTATGGGACGGGCTGTTTCTTGGTGGCACAGACGGGGGAAAGTTTGACGCGATCGCACAATCAACTCCTCTCTACCGTCGCTTGGACTCAGGAGCAACAAACCAACTACGCTCTAGAGGGCGCTATGTTCACCTCTGGCGCTTGTATTCAATGGCTGCGAGATGGTTTAGGTTTAATTCACAGTGCCGCAGAAACTCAAGCCCTTTGCGAGTCGGTGCCGGATAACAATGGGGTGTATTTTGTCCCCGCTTTAAGTGGTTTAGGTGCGCCCCACTGGGATATGAAAGCCCGAGGCTCTTTTCAGGGCATTACCGGAGGGGTGAAACGGGAACATCTGGTAAGGGCGGTTTTAGAATCCATTGCCTACCAAGTGAAAGAGGTGGTAGACGCGATGAATAAGGATGCTGACCAGCCCATTGGTTTATTAAAGGTCGATGGGGGCGCGTCTCGCAATGACTTTTTAATGCAGTTTCAGGCCGATGTTTTAGGGATTCCGGTAGAACGTCCTGAAATCTTGGATGCAACGGCGCAAGGGGCGGCTTTTGGGGCAGGTCTAGCGGCCGGTTTTTGGCCGCGTTATGAGGATTTAATTGCCCAGCGCCGAGTAGACCGCACGTTTACCCCCGGTGAGGGACAGGAACAAGCTCAAGCCCATTTTCAGGTATGGTTAAGGGCTGTGGAACGAGCGAAGGATTGGATGATCCATTAG